One window of Oryza brachyantha chromosome 12, ObraRS2, whole genome shotgun sequence genomic DNA carries:
- the LOC102712321 gene encoding protein CLT2, chloroplastic gives MSSCSSSSPAIAAASAAVVALAVANRVLYKLALVPLKQYPFFLAQLTTFGYVAVYFSVLYARYRAGVVTRDMMALPKRRFAAIGLLEALGLAAGMSAGAMLPGPAIPILSQSFLVWQLIFSALLLGRTYSMRQIIGCFLVASGVILAVASGANEGQFLSEVKFIWLALMVASSAFQAGASILKESVFIDGAKRLKGRRPDIFVVNSFGSGFQALFVFLLLPLLSNLRGIKFAELPAYLNGGAECFLNVDDSLIDCGGAPFLPLLFILVNMAFNIALLNLVKMSSALVASLTATSAVPISIYILSLPLPYIPHGSELSSSFILGAVVLLMGLIIYNLPQSSKKQSKTE, from the exons ATGagctcctgctcctcctcctcgccggcgatcgccgccgcgtcggcggccGTGGTGGCGCTCGCCGTAGCCAACCGCGTGCTGTACAAGCTCGCGCTCGTGCCCCTCAAGCAGTACCCGTTCTTCCTCGCCCAGCTCACCACCTTCGG GTACGTCGCAGTGTACTTCTCGGTACTCTACGCGCGGTACCGCGCGGGCGTGGTGACCCGGGACATGATGGCGCTGCCGAAGCGCCGGTTCGCCGCCATTGGCTTGCTGGAGGCCCTCGGGCTTGCTGCCGGCATGTCTGCAGGAG CTATGCTTCCTGGGCCTGCTATTCCTATACTCTCCCAG TCATTCCTGGTGTGGCAGCTTATCTTCTCTGCCCTGCTTTTGGGGAGAACCTACTCAATGAGACAAATTATTGGTTGTTTCCTTGTTGCTTCTGGTGTGATTCTTGCTGTTGCAAG TGGAGCGAATGAGGGTCAATTTCTGTCTGAAGTCAAGTTTATTTGGCTAGCACTGATGGTTGCTTCATCAGCATTTCAAGCGGGTGCATCAATTCTGAAG GAATCTGTTTTTATCGATGGTGCAAAGCGTCTTAAG GGGAGGCGGCCTGATATCTTTGTGGTCAATTCGTTTGGATCAGGATTTCAG GCTCTTTTTGTCTTTCTCCTTCTGCCACTTCTTTCTAATTTGAGGGGAATAAAGTTTGCTGAGCTTCCCGCTTATTTAAATGGTGGTGCTGAGTGCTTCCTAAATGTTGATGATAGCCTGATTG ATTGTGGAGGAGCTCCATTTCTACCATTGTTGTTTATATTGGTGAATATGGCTTTCAATATCGCATTGCTCAATTTGGTGAAGATGTCATCTGCGCTGGTTGCTTCACTTACTGCTACTTCAGCAG TGCCAATATCAATCTACATCCTTTCACTTCCGTTGCCCTACATCCCTCATGGCTCAGAGTTAAGCTCATCTTTCATCCTTGGTGCCGTGGTTTTGCTGATGGGGCTGATTATATATAACCTTCCCCAGTCGTCGAAGAAACAATCCAAGACTGAGTGA
- the LOC102712599 gene encoding putative disease resistance protein RGA4, which translates to MGKTTLARLVCQDPRIVSTAFDFVVWVQVPPDFAVDAIEKAMLEAVTSFSPQYYNSKLLQHALVGKRILLVLDGTWEDSSVEKWRALMATLRNCSRGSRILLTTRMRSVVDMVEAAIGSPAECLELGELGENDSLLLFRSRLPSQVYSEDYAHLRLIVEQIADRAGGCPLLTEKVASWLGSHLETHHWNAVLKEGWQKLGLEDIFASLRLSHDHLPSELQNCFRYCSIFPKGYRFNKVELANMWIASGMVSFSSSEQDGTGLQNKKDANLFKYYLLHSLMHDCAQFVSQKECARVDNDHFQHVKPTTLHLSIAYCGNLTAIPDLGHLRTLIIQGESCLDEESERVLGKILHSSKRLRMLYLDVPSLSHALDRISDLTQLRYLFLYSCDKSHIQRVFKLYRLQVFKLNYFTGKDADLSGIKNLCSLRCLHVPDNMLSKILQIGISTTLQELHGFEVVKNDDYKLSILTNLRRLSLRNLQNVRDREEAMEVKLKDKPHMRFLSLSWNKHSNDPDNLDHQVIDCLEPNKGIQRLHIYGYNGVQLPIWIEDSLPIHLVSLELEYCMKWRTLPSFKELSSLKYLKLEHLFQLGTVLEEQHGSKESDNAFLPPFLNTLISGGVLN; encoded by the exons ATGGGGAAAACCACGCTTGCCAGGCTAGTTTGCCAAGATCCCAGAATTGTGTCGACCGCCTTCGACTTCGTTGTGTGGGTGCAGGTGCCTCCTGACTTCGCCGTGGACGCAATCGAGAAGGCGATGCTGGAAGCCGTCACGAGTTTCTCACCTCAATACTATAATTCGAAGCTGCTGCAGCATGCTCTCGTGGGCAAGAGGATTCTGCTTGTTCTGGATGGTACCTGGGAAGACAGCAGCGTGGAGAAGTGGAGAGCGCTGATGGCTACTCTCAGGAACTGCAGCAGGGGGAGCAGGATCCTGCTGACGACACGGATGCGGTCAGTGGTTGATATGGTAGAGGCAGCCATAGGATCTCCAGCTGAATGTCTCGAGCTGGGTGAATTGGGAGAAAATGACAGTCTCTTGCTCTTCAGAAGCCGGTTGCCTTCTCAAGTGTATTCTGAAGATTATGCTCATCTCCGGTTGATTGTTGAACAGATTGCCGACCGTGCTGGAGGATGCCCGCTCCTAACAGAAAAGGTTGCTTCATGGTTGGGATCACATTTGGAGACCCATCATTGGAATGCTGTCCTAAAGGAAGGCTGGCAGAAACTGGGACTTGAGGACATTTTTGCAAGTTTAAGGTTGAGCCATGATCATCTACCTTCAGAACTGCAAAATTGCTTCAGATACTGTAGTATATTCCCAAAGGGATACAGGTTTAACAAGGTGGAATTGGCAAACATGTGGATTGCTTCTGGGATGGTATCTTTCAGCTCATCAGAGCAAGATGGTACTGGCCTGCAGAATAAAAAGGATGCCAACTTGTTCA AATATTATCTCCTGCATAGTTTGATGCATGATTGTGCACAGTTTGTCTCACAAAAAGAATGTGCAAGAGTGGATAACGATCATTTCCAACATGTCAAGCCAACAACATTACACTTGTCCATTGCATACTGTGGAAATTTAACAGCAATACCAGATTTGGGACATCTACGTACTCTTATTATACAGGGTGAATCTTGTCTTGACGAAGAATCTGAACGTGTGCTTGGAAAAATTCTTCATAGTTCAAAGCGCCTGCGTATGTTGTACTTGGATGTGCCATCCCTTTCTCATGCACTTGATAGAATCTCTGATCTAACTCAGCTCCGTTATCTCTTCCTGTATTCTTGTGACAAGTCCCATATTCAAAGAGTGTTTAAACTCTATCGTCTGCAAGTGTTCAAGCTCAATTACTTCACAGGTAAAGATGCAGACTTAAGTGGCATAAAGAACTTGTGTTCCTTGCGTTGTCTTCATGTTCCTGACAACATGCTATCCAAGATCCTTCAAATCGGGATATCAACCACACTTCAGGAGTTACATGGATTTGAGGTAGTGAAAAATGATGATTACAAGTTGAGTATATTGACAAACCTTCGGCGACTCAGCTTAAGAAATCTCCAAAATGTCAGGGATCGTGAAGAAGCAATGGAAGTCAAATTAAAGGACAAACCACACATGAGATTTTTGTCACTATCATGGAACAAGCACTCAAATGATCCAGACAATCTGGATCATCAAGTCATAGATTGCCTGGAACCAAACAAAGGAATTCAGCGGTTGCATATTTATGGATACAATGGAGTCCAACTTCCAATTTGGATTGAGGACTCATTGCCCATCCATTTGGTCTCACTTGAGCTTGAATACTGCATGAAATGGAGGACCCTGCCCTCATTTAAGGAGCTAAGTTCATTGAAGTATCTGAAGCTGGAGCACCTCTTCCAATTAGGAACTGTGCTTGAGGAGCAACATGGGAGCAAAGAATCAGATAATGCATTTCTACCCCCATTTCTCAATACACTGATATCAGGTGGTGTCCTAAACTGA
- the LOC102712876 gene encoding uncharacterized protein LOC102712876: MNDAIARLEHLRYIYLSSTEEYNLSKIFNLSHLEVLQILKIEKENKSNSISINLPHLQKLHLPKSTLSRIPYIGRLTTLGEVNGFSVKTKDGHKITELKDLRKLQKISVLDVQNVIDHSEASAAELDKKLDLKLLSLEWSTDQASFDDMVLNKLVPDSNLKHLVISGYNGTKPPLWMESKYLSNLVYLKLDGCVEWDKLPPIGYLWTLKHLFLMHLPKLKYIASSSYSTATYGYRSTIPDGLPPHLITFVVNDCPCLSEIPGLPLSLQHLDIGRVGMSSLPTMCDHRGLRHASMMESQLSILNIEACKFLVSLNGCFLQEEHCKALTVLSLVRCHMLISLPDAQVCLRMPKLESVKIIECSELSSLGGLEALSYLKLLRIEYCANLLGASSSRLPPASEESSYLKLETLEIDDHLLLAISPLRNLCLTKRLIMLGRSKMVELPAEWLLQNRSHLEHVEIRNGELLESLPNMNEMHTLRSLILHNTPLLQSLPFMPPNLWVLVINGCCNALHENYKASGSEWTKICRIHTNCNLTSEVMIKDVGVAFHALPASTTCP; the protein is encoded by the exons ATGAATGATGCTATTGCTAGGCTTGAGCACTTGAGGTACATCTATCTGTCATCTACTGAGGAATATAATCTGagcaaaatatttaatctcAGTCACCTGGAGGTCCTTCAGATCCTGAAgatagagaaagaaaacaaaagtaaCTCTATTAGTATTAACCTACCTCACTTGCAGAAACTGCATCTTCCTAAAAGTACATTGTCCAGGATCCCTTACATTGGTAGGCTGACTACCCTTGGAGAAGTGAATGGATTCAGTGTGAAAACAAAAGATGGCCACAAAATAACTGAGCTGAAGGATTTAAGGAAGCTCCAAAAAATCAGTGTCCTTGATGTCCAAAATGTTATAGATCACAGCGAAGCTTCTGCTGCTGAATTGGATAAGAAATTGGACCTGAAGTTATTGTCTTTGGAATGGTCTACTGATCAAGCTAGTTTCGATGATATGGTGCTTAATAAGCTTGTTCCTGACAGTAATCTCAAGCATTTAGTCATTTCCGGATATAACGGCACTAAACCTCCATTGTGGATGGAATCTAAATACCTTTCCAATTTGGTATATCTGAAGCTTGACGGATGTGTGGAATGGGACAAACTCCCTCCAATTGGCTATCTATGGACTTTGAAGCATCTGTTTCTGATGCATCTACcaaaattgaaatatattgCTAGTTCATCTTACAGTACTGCCACATATGGATACAGAAGCACCATCCCTGATGGACTGCCTCCTCACCTTATCACTTTTGTTGTAAACGATTGCCCATGCCTGTCAGAGATACCTGGTTTACCTTTAAGTCTGCAGCATTTGGACATTGGTAGAGTTGGAATGTCTAGTCTACCGACCATGTGTGATCACAGGGGGCTAAGGCATGCTTCTATGATGGAGTCACAGCTCTCCATTTTGAATATAGAAGCTTGCAAATTTTTGGTTTCTCTAAATGGGTGTTTCTTACAAGAGGAACATTGCAAAGCTCTCACTGTCTTAAGCCTGGTTCGTTGCCACATGTTGATTTCCCTTCCTGATGCACAAGTTTGTTTAAGGATGCCTAAATTGGAGAGTGTTAAAATCATTGAATGTAGCGAGTTGTCATCCTTGGGTGGACTAGAAGCCCTTTCTTATCTTAAATTACTTAGAATAGAATATTGTGCCAACTTGCTCGGTGCTTCATCGTCAAGACTTCCTCCAGCATCAGAAGAAAGTTCTTATCTTAAGCTTGAAACACTTGAAATTGATGACCATCTGTTACTTGCTATCAGTCCATTAAGGAATTTGTGCCTTACTAAAAGACTTATCATGTTAGGAAGATCAAAAATGGTTGAGTTACCTGCAGAATGGTTATTACAGAATAGATCTCACCTAGAACATGTAGAAATAAGGAATGGAGAACTGTTGGAGTCACTGCCGAATATGAATGAAATGCACACTCTCCGGAGCTTGATTCTGCATAACACTCCACTCCTTCAGTCGCTGCCATTTATGCCACCAAACCTATGGGTCCTTGTGATCAACGGTTGTTGCAATGCGTTACATGAGAACTACAAGGCTAGTGGTTCTGAGTGGACAAAGATATGCCGGATCC ATACAAACTGCAACCTCACTTCTGAAGTAATGATAAAAGACGTTGGCGTGGCTTTCCACGCTTTACCAGCTAGTACAACATGTCCATGA
- the LOC102706985 gene encoding putative disease resistance RPP13-like protein 1, with translation MDNGVSELAPNASINLKRRLAPPSPLPHQISWINMAEAAAFLATKAVAQPAITYLVNKALNRISADGDLRKRLQQKMPTVEAILHAVNQQHTLSNPGLSAVVRQLRDAIEEAEDALDSLEFLQLKSGTDARNKVGVSSVVSSISKKFSGSGSSRATESLKNALKKLDAVLDNAGQSLSVTHATSCSHGQENVQDSASRWETTRELTTTVFGRLKEKDAIIEWLGVQAPNSRDHKLSVCAIVGAGGMGKTTLAQFVCQDKKVRDHFGNKIIWVHISKIFDPKVLVRKILESFNRYKASADALDTLQNLSKQFMTKRFLMVLDDAWEDAENERWEQFLGPIRNNAPVGGRILLTTRMKSVANAVKRQMSLDTYKCLELGGLDEENTLKLFNYHVFGDFTPSDSVELRLIGEQIAEKLNGCPLVAKVCFQYCSIFPPHHKFKMEEVVEMWVSSGLILQREDGIKNQEDFGREYFNILSQKSFFSLVPRELTVDPSEDYYVLHDGMYELACSVSIGNCSRLKATDRNADIPQTIRHF, from the exons ATGGACAACGGTGTTTCTGAGTTAGCACCGAATGCTAGTATTAACCTCAAGAGAAGGCTAGCACCTCCATCCCCTCTTCCTCACCAGATCTCTTGGATAAACATGGCAGAAGCTGCAGCTTTTTTGGCCACGAAGGCTGTGGCGCAGCCGGCCATCACCTACCTTGTCAACAAGGCTCTGAATCGCATTTCGGCTGATGGAGATCTGCGCAAGAGGCTGCAGCAGAAGATGCCCACTGTTGAAGCGATCCTGCATGCCGTCAATCAGCAGCACACGCTGAGCAATCCAGGGTTGTCGGCGGTGGTGCGGCAGCTCAGGGATGCCATAGAGGAGGCCGAAGATGCGCTCGATTCACTGGAGTTCTTGCAACTCAAGAGCGGCACCGATGCTCGCAATAAGGTGGGTGTGTCATCCGTTGTGAGTAGCATCAGCAAGAAATTCAGTGGCTCTGGCTCCAGTAGAGCAACAGAGAGTCTGAAAAATGCACTCAAGAAGTTAGATGCAGTCCTTGACAACGCAGGGCAATCCCTCTCGGTCACACATGCTACCTCCTGCTCTCATGGTCAAGAGAACGTCCAAGATTCTGCCAGCAGATGGGAGACCACAAGAGAGTTGACAACAACTGTATTTGGTCGACTCAAGGAAAAGGACGCGATAATCGAGTGGCTCGGTGTTCAAGCTCCAAATAGTAGAGATCACAAGCTCTCGGTTTGTGCAATTGTTGGCGCTGGTGGTATGGGGAAAACAACCCTTGCCCAGTTTGTTTGCCAAGACAAGAAGGTTCGGGATCATTTTGGTAACAAGATCATATGGGTGCATATATCAAAGATCTTCGATCCTAAAGTGTTGGTGAGGAAGATCTTGGAATCATTCAATCGGTACAAAGCTAGTGCTGATGCCTTGGACACCCTGCAGAATCTTTCCAAACAGTTTATGACTAAAAGATTCCTAATGGTCTTAGATGATGCATGGGAGGATGCAGAAAATGAGCGATGGGAACAATTTTTAGGTCCAATTAGAAACAATGCCCCAGTTGGAGGTAGAATTCTGCTAACAACACGAATGAAGTCAGTGGCCAATGCTGTTAAACGCCAGATGTCATTAGATACATATAAATGTTTGGAGTTGGGTGGTTTAGATGAAGAAAACACACTGAAGCTTTTCAATTATCACGTGTTTGGTGACTTTACTCCGAGCGACAGTGTCGAGCTTCGATTGATTGGTGAACAGATTGCTGAAAAACTAAACGGGTGCCctttggtagcaaaa GTCTGCTTCCAGTACTGCAGTATATTTCCACCTCATCACAAGTTCAAGATGGAAGAGGTGGTTGAGATGTGGGTGAGTTCAGGGCTGATTTTGCAAAGAGAGGATGGCATAAAGAACCAGGAGGATTTTGGTAGAGAGTACTTCAATATTctatcacaaaaatcattCTTTTCACTTGTACCCAGAGAACTGACTGTTGATCCTTCTGAAGACTACTATGTCCTGCATGACGGGATGTATGAATTGGCATGCTCTGTCTCCATTGGCAATTGTTCAAGATTAAAAGCCACTGATCGCAATGCTGATATACCTCAAACAATACGACACTT CTAG
- the LOC102713153 gene encoding putative disease resistance protein RGA1 isoform X1: MSLQNVRYCKESMGITTKNKQHLKFLSLSWNKYFDPENLGHQTINSLEPNKEIQQLHIHGYSGVRLPIWIENSSVIHLVSLELECCMKWKTMPSFQKLNSLKYLKLEHLLQLEFIGPVTEEQFESNELENVLPPSLNTLIIRWCPSLKNLPAIPFTLQQLIVKHVGFFVLPMIHQSYTGTHGSSSSSSSIKSSLALLHIESCENLTSLGVGLLEQQQYLLQSLETLLVRHCGNLSHLPAKGLTELHHLIFLEIVACPMLRNINTKGSLWPMSLKKFDINPCGHIDDSLLMSLQNLTSLRRFTLFSCSNIRELPSEEVFRTLKNINDVSIVRCKNLLSLGGLGAALSLRALSILCCDKIHHSYSPKAGCSFKLHKLKVDREAMLLVEPIKSLRFTMELHIGGDYAMESLPEEWLLQNASSLRLIKIGVAKNLQTLPAQMERLESLQNLHIERAPAIKSLPQLPLSLNNLIIGGCDPRFLKLYEMDVGSELDKIKNIAHFDIKAYSEVSSDDDDKVQYFDDSTSNHSRRFVVID; encoded by the exons ATGTCACTCCAAAATGTCAGGTATTGTAAAGAATCTATGGGGATCACAACAAAGAACAAACAACACTTGAAATTTTTATCTCTGTCATGGAACAAATACTTTGATCCAGAGAATCTTGGTCATCAAACCATTAACAGCCTGGAACCAAACAAAGAAATTCAGCAGTTGCATATACATGGATATAGTGGAGTCCGACTCCCTATTTGGATTGAGAATTCATCAGTCATCCATTTGGTCTCACTTGAGCTTGAATGTTGCATGAAATGGAAGACCATGCCCTCATTTCAGAAGCTAAATTCACTGAAGTATCTTAAGTTGGAACACCTTTTACAATTAGAATTCATAGGTCCAGTGACAGAGGAGCAATTTGAGAGCAATGAACTAGAGAATGTTCTACCTCCATCTCTCAATACTCTCATCATTCGGTGGTGCCCTAGCCTAAAAAATCTCCCCGCTATACCTTTTACCCTTCAGCAATTAATAGTAAAGCATGTTGGGTTTTTTGTTCTGCCTATGATACATCAGAGTTATACTGGTACACATGgatcatcatcgtcatcatcatcaataaAGTCAAGTCTTGCTCTTTTGCACATTGAAAGTTGTGAAAATTTGACTTCTCTGGGCGTAGGTCTCCTAGAGCAGCAGCAATATCTTCTTCAGTCCCTCGAGACGTTACTTGTCAGACATTGTGGAAACCTAAGCCATCTGCCAGCAAAGGGTTTAACAGAATTGCATCACCTGATTTTCCTAGAAATAGTTGCATGCCCAATGCTCAGGAACATTAACACCAAAGGCAGCCTGTGGCCTATGTCACTCAAGAAGTTTGACATTAATCCATGTGGTCATATTGACGACTCGCTTCTTATGTCACTGCAAAACCTCACCTCCCTCCGAAGGTTTACATTGTTCAGTTGCAGTAACATAAGGGAACTTCCATCAGAGGAAGTGTTTAGAACTctgaaaaatatcaatgatGTTTCCATAGTCAGATGCAAAAACTTGTTATCCTTGGGTGGTCTTGGAGCTGCTCTGTCCCTGAGAGCTCTATCAATCCTATGTTGTGACAAGATACATCATTCATATTCTCCAAAAGCTGGTTGCTCCTTTAAGCTACATAAGCTTAAAGTTGATCGCGAAGCCATGTTGTTGGTGGAGCCAATAAAGAGCCTCAGGTTCACCATGGAGCTACACATCGGTGGTGATTATGCAATGGAGTCCTTGCCTGAGGAGTGGTTGCTCCAGAATGCTTCTTCCCTCCGTTTGATCAAGATAGGAGTTGCTAAGAATCTTCAGACCCTACCTGCTCAGATGGAAAGGTTGGAATCGCTACAGAACTTGCATATTGAAAGAGCCCCTGCAATAAAGTCCCTCCCTCAGTTGCCACTTTCACTTAATAATCTGATAATTGGGGGCTGTGACCCAAGGTTTCTGAAGCTATATGAAATGGATGTTGGTTCAGAAttggataaaattaaaaacattgCTCATTTTGATATAAAGGCCTACTCTGAAG TTTCAAGCGACGATGATGATAAGGTTCAATATTTCGATGACAGCACCAGCAATCATTCCCGCCGATTTGTTGTGATAGACTAG
- the LOC102713153 gene encoding putative disease resistance protein RGA1 isoform X2, with product MSLQNVRYCKESMGITTKNKQHLKFLSLSWNKYFDPENLGHQTINSLEPNKEIQQLHIHGYSGVRLPIWIENSSVIHLVSLELECCMKWKTMPSFQKLNSLKYLKLEHLLQLEFIGPVTEEQFESNELENVLPPSLNTLIIRWCPSLKNLPAIPFTLQQLIVKHVGFFVLPMIHQSYTGTHGSSSSSSSIKSSLALLHIESCENLTSLGVGLLEQQQYLLQSLETLLVRHCGNLSHLPAKGLTELHHLIFLEIVACPMLRNINTKGSLWPMSLKKFDINPCGHIDDSLLMSLQNLTSLRRFTLFSCSNIRELPSEEVFRTLKNINDVSIVRCKNLLSLGGLGAALSLRALSILCCDKIHHSYSPKAGCSFKLHKLKVDREAMLLVEPIKSLRFTMELHIGGDYAMESLPEEWLLQNASSLRLIKIGVAKNLQTLPAQMESFKRR from the exons ATGTCACTCCAAAATGTCAGGTATTGTAAAGAATCTATGGGGATCACAACAAAGAACAAACAACACTTGAAATTTTTATCTCTGTCATGGAACAAATACTTTGATCCAGAGAATCTTGGTCATCAAACCATTAACAGCCTGGAACCAAACAAAGAAATTCAGCAGTTGCATATACATGGATATAGTGGAGTCCGACTCCCTATTTGGATTGAGAATTCATCAGTCATCCATTTGGTCTCACTTGAGCTTGAATGTTGCATGAAATGGAAGACCATGCCCTCATTTCAGAAGCTAAATTCACTGAAGTATCTTAAGTTGGAACACCTTTTACAATTAGAATTCATAGGTCCAGTGACAGAGGAGCAATTTGAGAGCAATGAACTAGAGAATGTTCTACCTCCATCTCTCAATACTCTCATCATTCGGTGGTGCCCTAGCCTAAAAAATCTCCCCGCTATACCTTTTACCCTTCAGCAATTAATAGTAAAGCATGTTGGGTTTTTTGTTCTGCCTATGATACATCAGAGTTATACTGGTACACATGgatcatcatcgtcatcatcatcaataaAGTCAAGTCTTGCTCTTTTGCACATTGAAAGTTGTGAAAATTTGACTTCTCTGGGCGTAGGTCTCCTAGAGCAGCAGCAATATCTTCTTCAGTCCCTCGAGACGTTACTTGTCAGACATTGTGGAAACCTAAGCCATCTGCCAGCAAAGGGTTTAACAGAATTGCATCACCTGATTTTCCTAGAAATAGTTGCATGCCCAATGCTCAGGAACATTAACACCAAAGGCAGCCTGTGGCCTATGTCACTCAAGAAGTTTGACATTAATCCATGTGGTCATATTGACGACTCGCTTCTTATGTCACTGCAAAACCTCACCTCCCTCCGAAGGTTTACATTGTTCAGTTGCAGTAACATAAGGGAACTTCCATCAGAGGAAGTGTTTAGAACTctgaaaaatatcaatgatGTTTCCATAGTCAGATGCAAAAACTTGTTATCCTTGGGTGGTCTTGGAGCTGCTCTGTCCCTGAGAGCTCTATCAATCCTATGTTGTGACAAGATACATCATTCATATTCTCCAAAAGCTGGTTGCTCCTTTAAGCTACATAAGCTTAAAGTTGATCGCGAAGCCATGTTGTTGGTGGAGCCAATAAAGAGCCTCAGGTTCACCATGGAGCTACACATCGGTGGTGATTATGCAATGGAGTCCTTGCCTGAGGAGTGGTTGCTCCAGAATGCTTCTTCCCTCCGTTTGATCAAGATAGGAGTTGCTAAGAATCTTCAGACCCTACCTGCTCAGATGGAAAG TTTCAAGCGACGATGA
- the LOC121056063 gene encoding putative disease resistance RPP13-like protein 1, with product MYPLQPYDSIHFSFPPALLRAPRSPVDPSRVSFFLPPISNTQTGEVDFCQVNWAATLAMSLLHRAFRYFEGPFYNQDRRQRLLQSLSAVRAACGGSPRNRLAGLDASRFMAVVAELEDGIDDVECTRLREVGSLFDDVSHPWSVNIFAPVPELEDVVLRLERIAHMINLQTRVSTSEFVGDLPGRRNERRNPAYTVLLFGRDVEKEQIVQWLIEEHQPASRNHPAVSVFAIVGMAGMGKTQLAHHAYTDSKRFKLYKLLADLLNAGTRLVLIISETRRNFCLFWMMSGKIIIWMSGNHLSDSLKDCEVGSRILLTTQMQSVADMAADGIGVEAECLKLSELDEANNFNLFESHLPSNIRADNDNYADLSLVGEQIANQIGGCPLLTIRVALQLSLNMNSQYWNTVLQEGWQYVSGFDFLLASYNHLPPELQNCFRYCSIFPKGHRFDKLELVNMWIGSGLIPPDPVEVRFFDVGEQLIPSRVMEKTQKRGADGPKQLLPPWAETIVTSKSIRKNECSFGGTVLRCIGKKNHSFAL from the exons ATGTACCCATTGCAACCTTATGACTCCATCCATTTCTCTTTCCCCCCTGCCCTCCTCAGAGCACCACGCTCCCCAGTTGACCCCTCTCGAGTCTCGTTCTTCCTTCCCCCAATCTCAAATACGCAGACTGGTGAAGTGGATTTTTGCCAGGTGAATTGGGCGGCGACGCTTGCCATGTCGTTGCTGCACAGAGCCTTCCGGTACTTTGAAGGTCCCTTCTACAACCAGGATCGGAGACAGAGGCTGTTGCAGAGTCTCTCCGCTGTACGAGCTGCGTGTGGTGGTTCTCCGCGGAACCGGCTTGCTGGGCTGGATGCATCCAGATTCATGGCCGTTGTTGCGGAGTTGGAGGACGGAATCGACGATGTCGAGTGCACAAGGCTCCGAGAGGTTGGTTCTCTCTTCGACGATGTTTCTCATCCTTGGTCAGTTAACATTTTCGCCCCTGTCCCTGAGTTAGAAGATGTTGTTCTTAGGCTAGAACGTATTGCCCATATGATTAATCTGCAAACTCGTGTCTCAACCTCTGAATTTGTCGGCGATCTTCCGGGTCGACGTAATGAGCGCCGTAACCCAGCATATACGGTGTTGTTGTTTGGGAGAGACGTGGAGAAGGAACAGATAGTGCAGTGGTTGATTGAAGAGCATCAACCTGCCAGCAGAAACCATCCCGCGGTCTCCGTATTTGCAATAGTAGGCATGGCAGGCATGGGCAAGACACAACTTGCTCATCACGCTTATACAGATTCGAAG CGGTTCAAGCTGTACAAATTACTAGCAGACCTACTAAATGCCGGAACACGCTTGGTGCTGATAATATCGGAGACAAGAAGAAACTTCTGCTTGTTCTGGATGATGTCTGGGAAGATAATAATCTGGATGAGTGGAAATCATTTGTCGGATTCTCTGAAGGACTGCGAAGTTGGAAGCAGGATCCTACTGACAACTCAAATGCAATCAGTAGCGGACATGGCAGCAGATGGCATAGGAGTTGAAGCTGAATGCCTGAAATTGAGTGAACTGGACGAAGCTAACAATTTCAACCTCTTCGAAAGCCATTTGCCTTCAAACATACGTGCTGACAATGACAATTATGCCGATCTTTCATTGGTTGGTGAACAGATTGCAAACCAGATTGGTGGTTGCCCTCTACTAACAATAAGAGTTGCTTTACAGTTGAGTCTCAATATGAACTCCCAATACTGGAACACTGTTCTTCAAGAAGGCTGGCAGTACGTATCAGGATTTGACTTCCTTCTTGCTAGTTACAACCATCTACCTCCAGAGTTACAAAATTGCTTTAGATATTGTAGTATATTTCCAAAGGGACACAGATTTGATAAGTTGGAATTGGTAAACATGTGGATTGGTTCTGGATTGATACCTCCCGATCCAGTGGAAGTGAGGTTTTTCGATGTGGGGGAACAATTGATACCTTCTAGAGTAATGGAAAAAACTCAGAAAAGGGGTGCTGATGGGCCGAAACAATTGTTACCTCCATGGGCCGAAACAATTGTTACCTCCAAGTCCATCAGGAAAAATGAATGTTCATTTGGGGGAACAGTACTTCGATGCattggcaaaaaaaatcattctttTGCTCTATGA